One Aethina tumida isolate Nest 87 chromosome 5, icAetTumi1.1, whole genome shotgun sequence genomic window carries:
- the LOC109601034 gene encoding late secretory pathway protein AVL9 homolog, protein MGESDGPILYVLVIGFHHKKGCQVEFSFPPLVPGAPNECPAGWKYLPTLALPDGSHNYDEDTVFFHLPSLTNPKQTVYGISCFRQIPVEKLKNKTADITRGTVQKSVCVLSKIPLYGQIQVKMSLITHAYFEEGDFSKVSILEDTYHHLNSVLLQNDLFNQTFVGLSARDFVLQWRHKALLLFKLLLLERRVIVFKSPVHPLCTTILTLVSLFPEMIEKGLTQSASTRLSRPMSPMPQFSDDDKSPNESPVKIQNLDIPILTDNHNASDNDTTNKNKPLENGEQETNTEVGLELTESLAIQKDEEKSNSLKRELSADALSDAVQNNINYLAHLNTESCGFPMQVFTKGCLCLPYLSLPYLDLLTDVNVRGYIVGATNVLFKQKRQLYDVLIDVDNGRIECQDLNLRKHLHLTTEDLRFAEYLVKHVSEERHDVFLDGVGWEGGDEWIRTQFRVYLLCLLRTSLIPDGSREIEHFNSNFVTAWRETHNYKIWLSGVNPGIWDVSARHPFAGQLSVADMKLRLAHTMQNTESGRKINQAMVSTGRAVATTSKAVGGAISQAKGAFSSWWSNLLVSPDPISKIDGEEEIPCGKEAEDNTIDNVQSKCESPNLLENNCKNTNQFSQNHLEGEVHTV, encoded by the exons ATGGGTGAATCAGACGGACCGATTTTGTATGTATTAGTTATAGGTTTCCACCACAAAAAGGGCTGCCAG GTCGAATTTTCTTTTCCACCTCTAGTTCCCGGCGCCCCAAATGAGTGTCCGGCCGGCTGGAAGTACCTCCCCACTTTGGCTTTGCCTGATGGGTCTCACAACTACGATGAGGACACAGTGTTCTTTCATTTGCCCAGCTTAACAAACCCTAAACAAACCGTCTATGGTATATCTTGTTTTAGGCAAATTCCTGTTGag AAACTGAAGAACAAAACAGCCGACATAACAAGAGGCACTGTACAAAAATCAGTTTGTGTCCTCAGTAAAATACCCCTGTATGGACAAATACAAGTTAAAATGTCCCTGATAACTCATGCTTATTTTGAGGAGGGTGACTTTAGTAAAGTGTCCATTTTGGAAGACACTTATCACCATTTAAACTCTGTGCTACTACAAAACGACCTGTTCAATCAGACTTTTGTCG GTTTGTCGGCCAGAGATTTCGTGCTACAGTGGCGGCACAAGGCCCTGTTGTTATTTAAGTTGTTACTGTTGGAACGGAGGGTCATAGTCTTTAAGTCCCCAGTTCACCCCTTgtgtacaacaattttaacactaGTGTCATTGTTTCCTGAGATGATCGAAAAGGGGCTGACACAATCTGCTTCCACAAG GTTATCAAGACCCATGTCTCCAATGCCTCAATTCTCCGATGACGACAAGAGCCCCAACGAAAGCCCGGTCAAAATCCAAAACCTAGACATCCCCATACTGACCGACAACCACAACGCAAGCGACAACGACACAACCAACAAAAACAAACCCCTAGAAAACGGTGAACAGGAAACCAACACCGAAGTGGGCCTGGAACTGACCGAAAGCCTGGCCATACAAAAGGACGAGGAGAAGAGCAACAGCTTGAAGCGGGAGCTTAGCGCGGACGCCCTGAGCGACGCCGTTCAGAACAACATCAACTATTTGGCCCACCTGAACACTGAATCCTGCGGCTTCCCCATGCAGGTGTTCACCAAGGGTTGCCTGTGCCTGCCCTACTTGTCATTGCCGTACCTGGATCTACTGACGGACGTTAACGTGCGTGGTTACATCGTGGGGGCCACCAACGTGCTTTTCAAGCAGAAGAGACAGTTGTATGATGTTCTGATCGATGTGGACAACGGGAGGATCGAGTGTCAGGACCTTAACTTGAGGAAACACCTGCATTTAACGACGGAGGACCTGCGGTTCGCCGAGTATTTGGTTAAGCATGTGTCGGAGGAGAGACACGACGTGTTTTTGGACGGGGTCGGCTGGGAGGGCGGAGACGAGTGGATCAGGACTCAGTTTAGGGTTTATCTGTTGTGCTTGCTTCGTACGTCCTTGATTCCAG ATGGAAGTAGAGAGATCGAACATTTCAATTCCAACTTTGTCACAGCTTGGAGGGAGACGCACAACTACAAAATCTGGTTGAGTGGCGTCAATCCTGGTATTTGGGATGTGAGTGCTCGACATCCTTTTGCTGGACAGTTATCTGTTGCTGATATGAAACTTCGGCTTGCCCA CACAATGCAAAACACTGAGAGTGGAAGAAAAATCAATCAAGCTATGGTTTCAACAGGAAGAGCAGTCGCCACAACAAGTAAAGCAGTtg GAGGAGCCATTTCGCAGGCGAAAGGCGCTTTCTCGAGCTGGTGGAGCAACTTACTGGTGAGTCCGGACCCCATCTCAAAAATAGATGGTGAAGAGGAAATTCCTTGTGGCAAAGAAGCCGAGGACAACACAATCGACAACGTTCAGAGCAAGTGTGAGTCGCCCAACCTTCTGGAGAACAACTGCAAAAACACGAACCAGTTCTCACAAAATCACCTAGAAGGTGAAGTCCACACTGTGTAA
- the LOC109601035 gene encoding lanC-like protein 2 isoform X2: MQRFSHFIQEKYKMATDKHFSNPFPDYTPELGASFIDGHRPKPSCKVTTCIPNRLTATFKQLEKVERGDNTIYTGSGGVAYLKYKHDPNDPNNLNEVLSLLNLKSLRGRRQTFLCGDAGPLVLGILANAKLGNREEADKLYKKLEAMKDDVLEVDSDLANEYMYGRAGYLYALLFLNKNLQPPLVSGELIRSVIEAILICGQTEARKQRSKCPLMYQWHDSYYLGAAHGLSGILYLLLNCTEYLLESEINTLIKPTIDHLATLKFKSGNFPSSLGREQDKYVQWCHGAPGFLYMFSKAYTVFRDEKYLNLALTCGDVIWNRGLLRKGYSICHGVAGNGYCFLELYQLTRDEKHLYRAIRFGEWCVDYTKRHEEKFPDRPLSLYEGIAGPLYFLLDLQHPMSAKFPGFSL; the protein is encoded by the exons A TGCAAAGATTTTCGCACTTTATTCAAGAAAAGTATAAAATGGCAACGGACAAACACTTTTCGAATCCATTCCCTGATTACACCCCGGAATTGGGGGCGAGTTTCATTGACGGGCACAGG CCAAAACCGTCTTGTAAAGTCACAACTTGCATCCCAAATCGTTTGACGGCCACTTTTAAACAGTTAGAGAAGGTGGAAAGGGGTGACAACACGATTTATACTGGCTCAGGTGGTGTGGCTTACTTAAAATACAAGCATGATCCAAACGACCCAAACAATTTAAAC GAAGTCTTGTCATTGCTAAACTTAAAAAGCTTGAGGGGCCGAAGGCAAACCTTTCTGTGTGGAGATGCCGGTCCATTAGTTTTAGGAATTCTGGCGAATGCTAAGCTGGGAAACAGAGAGGAGGCtgacaaactttataaaaa ATTGGAGGCAATGAAAGACGATGTGCTTGAGGTGGACTCGGATTTGGCCAATGAATATATGTATGGAAGGGCCGGTTATTTATAcgccttattatttttaaataagaactTACAACCACCTTTAGTTAGTGGGGAGTTAATCAGATCT gTAATTGAGGCAATTTTGATTTGTGGACAAACCGAAGCAAGAAAGCAACGTTCAAAGTGTCCCTTGATGTACCAGTGGCATGACTCTTATTACCTGGGGGCAGCCCATGGCTTATCTGGAATTTTGTACCTACTTTTGAACTgcactgaatatttattggaaaGTGAAATTAACACACTCATTAAACCCACAATAGACCACTTGGCAACCTTAAA GTTTAAAAGTGGCAACTTCCCATCATCACTAGGAAGGGAGCAAGATAAGTATGTGCAGTGGTGTCACGGAGCCCCAGGATTCTTGTATATGTTCTCCAAGGCTTACACA GTTTTCCGGGATGAAAAGTACTTAAATCTAGCCCTGACTTGCGGAGACGTTATCTGGAACAGGGGTTTGTTGCGTAAGGGCTACAGCATTTGCCACGGTGTTGCCGGGAACGGGTACTGCTTCCTAGAACTGTACCAACTAACGAGG GATGAGAAGCACCTGTACAGAGCTATCAGATTCGGGGAGTGGTGCGTGGATTATACAAAGAGGCATGAGGAAAAGTTTCCAGATAGGCCTTTGTCTTTGTATGAAGGAATTGCTGGTCCATTATATTTCCTATTGGACCTCCAGCACCCCATGAGTGCTAAATTTCCAGGATtttcattgtaa
- the LOC109601035 gene encoding lanC-like protein 2 isoform X1: MSKRFLWLPVQRFSHFIQEKYKMATDKHFSNPFPDYTPELGASFIDGHRPKPSCKVTTCIPNRLTATFKQLEKVERGDNTIYTGSGGVAYLKYKHDPNDPNNLNEVLSLLNLKSLRGRRQTFLCGDAGPLVLGILANAKLGNREEADKLYKKLEAMKDDVLEVDSDLANEYMYGRAGYLYALLFLNKNLQPPLVSGELIRSVIEAILICGQTEARKQRSKCPLMYQWHDSYYLGAAHGLSGILYLLLNCTEYLLESEINTLIKPTIDHLATLKFKSGNFPSSLGREQDKYVQWCHGAPGFLYMFSKAYTVFRDEKYLNLALTCGDVIWNRGLLRKGYSICHGVAGNGYCFLELYQLTRDEKHLYRAIRFGEWCVDYTKRHEEKFPDRPLSLYEGIAGPLYFLLDLQHPMSAKFPGFSL, encoded by the exons ATGTCAAAACGATTTTTATGGCTTCCAGTGCAAAGATTTTCGCACTTTATTCAAGAAAAGTATAAAATGGCAACGGACAAACACTTTTCGAATCCATTCCCTGATTACACCCCGGAATTGGGGGCGAGTTTCATTGACGGGCACAGG CCAAAACCGTCTTGTAAAGTCACAACTTGCATCCCAAATCGTTTGACGGCCACTTTTAAACAGTTAGAGAAGGTGGAAAGGGGTGACAACACGATTTATACTGGCTCAGGTGGTGTGGCTTACTTAAAATACAAGCATGATCCAAACGACCCAAACAATTTAAAC GAAGTCTTGTCATTGCTAAACTTAAAAAGCTTGAGGGGCCGAAGGCAAACCTTTCTGTGTGGAGATGCCGGTCCATTAGTTTTAGGAATTCTGGCGAATGCTAAGCTGGGAAACAGAGAGGAGGCtgacaaactttataaaaa ATTGGAGGCAATGAAAGACGATGTGCTTGAGGTGGACTCGGATTTGGCCAATGAATATATGTATGGAAGGGCCGGTTATTTATAcgccttattatttttaaataagaactTACAACCACCTTTAGTTAGTGGGGAGTTAATCAGATCT gTAATTGAGGCAATTTTGATTTGTGGACAAACCGAAGCAAGAAAGCAACGTTCAAAGTGTCCCTTGATGTACCAGTGGCATGACTCTTATTACCTGGGGGCAGCCCATGGCTTATCTGGAATTTTGTACCTACTTTTGAACTgcactgaatatttattggaaaGTGAAATTAACACACTCATTAAACCCACAATAGACCACTTGGCAACCTTAAA GTTTAAAAGTGGCAACTTCCCATCATCACTAGGAAGGGAGCAAGATAAGTATGTGCAGTGGTGTCACGGAGCCCCAGGATTCTTGTATATGTTCTCCAAGGCTTACACA GTTTTCCGGGATGAAAAGTACTTAAATCTAGCCCTGACTTGCGGAGACGTTATCTGGAACAGGGGTTTGTTGCGTAAGGGCTACAGCATTTGCCACGGTGTTGCCGGGAACGGGTACTGCTTCCTAGAACTGTACCAACTAACGAGG GATGAGAAGCACCTGTACAGAGCTATCAGATTCGGGGAGTGGTGCGTGGATTATACAAAGAGGCATGAGGAAAAGTTTCCAGATAGGCCTTTGTCTTTGTATGAAGGAATTGCTGGTCCATTATATTTCCTATTGGACCTCCAGCACCCCATGAGTGCTAAATTTCCAGGATtttcattgtaa